The Acinonyx jubatus isolate Ajub_Pintada_27869175 chromosome A2, VMU_Ajub_asm_v1.0, whole genome shotgun sequence genomic sequence AAAAATTCTGGGACCCCATACACAAAGGTACCAGAGGGGGTCTGCGTGAAGAACAAAGTTGAGCCCTCCAAGGGTCTGAACCCCAAGCAGGGATAGACGCCAGAAGTTGGGGCATCGGTGAGGACCCAATACCCAGACGCATCGGGCAGCGCCTGGACTCCCGCCCCAGGCTGTGCTGTAAGTCGCACCATCCCTGACCCAGTAGAAGGGAGGGATGGGGTCTGCGTGGCTTCTGATTCCACGTGGTGTCTGGGCTCATCGCGGCGGTCCGACTCCACACGCAGACCTGGTCTCAGCATGCGTCTCGGCCTCCCTTGGAGGCCAGGGTCTCGGTGAAGGTCTGTTCCCCTTCCTTCACGATGGCCTTCGTCTCTGTCTCCGAGGTCAGGTGTGAAAGCCGGGGTCACACATCTCATAGGTTTCACCACAGCAAAGGGTTTCGAGGGCTGGCCTGGCTTCACGGGGCCATCTGCTTTCACGATGCCTCCGGCTTCCATCCCAGAGCAGTCTGGCTCCTGAGAATGCACACCTGAAGCAAAGTAGAGAAGCAGAAAGTGGGAAGAAGAAATCAGAGCTTCTTGAGGAAGCTTTGGGGGCAGATTAATGGGGGGGAGGGTATGAGGTGGTCCAGGAGACCCCCAAGTGTCAAGGACTTGTTATGTGTGGCACTCTCActggtcatttctttttaggaaaatttttaattattttttaagtgtttatttatttgagagagagagagagagagtgcaagtggggaaggagcagagagagagggagacacagaatctgaagcagggtccaggttctgaactgtcagcacagagcctgacgcggggctcaaactcatgaaccttgagatcatgacctgagccgaagttggacactcaaccgactgagccacccaggtgccccccgactGGTCATTTCACTTGGCCTCCCCACCACTTATCCAGCTAAATAATCGCCAACCCCATTTTCCTGGCGGGTAAGCTTATTCTAGATTCACTCTGAATTCACTAGATTCAATTTGAATCAGAgtgacagtccctgccctcaccaGGCTTAAATTTCAATAGAAGAGACAGACACaacacagcaacaaaaaaatatgTCACCAATGGGTGACCAGTTGGAAAGTAAAGGCGTTAGGGTATGACGAGGAAGGTGGTTTTGAATCCAAAGGGCCTGGAATTCTATCTTAACTGACCTGAgatgagcttcagttttctttttcatgaattgATATGGTGATACACCGACTCCTGGGGTGTTACAAAGACTTGGTCTCTAAGAGCAAATGCTTAGATTAGTGTCATCCTAGCTTGTCCTTGGGGGCAGGAGGCCCAGAAAGTCTGGCTGGAGGAGTCAACATAAACCTGTAAGCCAGGACCTTCTCAGGAATGAGCGGGATTTAGCAAGGCAAGGGCTGAGTAGGAGGGAGGATTCCCAGGGGAATGGAGACTGGGAGCAGGCTTCTAGAATGGAAAGAAGACTGGACTAGCTGGAGGATAGCACGGCAGGAGGGAGAAGTTCATAAAGACCCCTTGAAGCTAAGCCAAGTTTCAGTTGATCCTAAGATCAAAGGAGAACCATTGAAAGATTTTAAGGAAGGGAGCAAGTTACCATGTTTGGACTCCAGAAAGTGAAGTGTGGACAGAGAAAAGAAGGGGGAGTGCCTAGAGGCAGGAAGGCTGGGAAGAGGTAAGGGAAAGACAGCAGGACCACAGGGATCCCCTGAAGACAGGCTGGATGAAAGGGGGCATCTGGGGCCCCCACCGATGCTGTTTGTCTGCAGGGCACTCTCCTGACCATTTGTTAAACACACCCCCACCGCCATGTGCCTTCCCCCAACAGAGAGAGCCAGGAGGCTGTTTCCCCAAGGTAGGGCTCAAGGGAGAAAGCGCAGGTTTGTGTCACCTGAGTGGCAATGTGAGAACACAGATGTGAGTCTGAGGCTCCACGCGGGGCTCAGCTGGAGCTGGATTTGAGTCATCTACGCAGAGTTGGTCATCACCGCCATGGGAGCTGATGGGATTGGTACGAGAGAATGAAGGAGCAGAGAGCACCTCTGATAGAACCCTGAAGTCCACTGCTGACCTCTAAGGGAAGGGTAGAGACATAGCACCTTTCAGGGCCACTGGTGCAGAGGGAAACTGGGAGGGTTTACCCAGATCCAAGATGGAGGGAACAGATCAGGGAGGGATGAGCTGCCCACAGTGTTGGCGACGTGGGACAGAGCAGGCCTGCGATGGGGCCACTTCTGTTGGCCCCCCGGACTCAGTGAGAACAGCATGAGGACAGCGGCAGAGGCAGAGGCCATATTCCACAGCAGCGTGGTAGGGAAGATGGCAGGTGAATGATGACGGTAAGCAGGAGACAGCAAATGTGGGGCTTTTCCCAGGGGTCATTGAGTCGTGGTTGGGGGGCAGTCCTGGGACACAAGAACCCAACAATAGAGAGCACCAGGCATAAAGAACAGCTCCGAGAGACCCACTGCCATGGAACAAATTGAGAGCATTTCAACATAACGCCTTCTTTCTCTACAATCatcatccaaaaataaaaaaaagccagGATCAGATCCTCTCATGGgtgaatttttttccagttctcgGCTACAAAAGCTCAAACTCAAATCAATCTCAGAATGGTCAGGGTCCCCGCAGCACGAGGTGGGGAGTTGCAGGCTCTGAGACACGACCATAGCCCTGTTGCTAGTTCCTTTGACCCCATCTTCTCTGTACTCAGGGGCTGgcataaacagaaagaaagggacactATAGGAGAGTTCTGGAACTAAGGACAGGTATAATagttaaaaacatttgaatttgggGGTTTTGAGTTTCAGAAATCAGAGTCCTGGGAGATTCAGGCATATCAAGCTTTATTCAACACTTAAATGACTCATGTGGTCCTGCAGAGCCATTTACATCTGCTGTCCCAAACTCAGGCTCAGAGCTCAATGTGACTCCAGAAGCAACCAAGAATGTCCTGGATGAGCTGGCAGGGGGCTTGCCGATAGGAGCTAGAGGGCTCAGAGAGATCTGCATGGACTTAATGGCCAGACACCAGTAGGAACAGAAGCAAGGGGTAGCTTCCAGACCAGAAGCAAGGACCAGAGCATGTTTCCCTGTGTTGACCTAGATTTAACCCCAGTagaagtgggggcagaggggagggaggtgtgaGATCATTCATTGACCAAAGAAAGTCTGAATTGATAAAGCCCCCTAATTCAGGAACActaaaaaatcaataagataAACAACCAAACAGAGGAAAATAGCAGAAGGCAATCACAGGCCatccataaaagggaaaaagtaaatgGTCCCTATACACATAGGATGCTAAACCTCACTTACAAGGAAGCCATCCAAATTAAAGGAAAAGTTGTACCATTGCTATGCATCTATCAGACTGGTAAAGATGACAAGATTTAGGACGCTCAGTGTATGGACAGAAATGTTATGGTGAACAATTTCACAATAGCTATAAAATTTTAATGCCCTCCAGAAAGAGAACATGATGGAGGTACTTGGTTTATCATAGATCATGAAGCAGCATCCAGCTATAGGAATGAAGACAGTGTGATGTTCAAAGAGAGATAAATGACTGAGCGATAGAATGGAACAGACAGCCCAGACTGGATCCACATCTATGGAGATTTAGCTGATGACAGAGCTGGCACTGAAGAGCATCTAAAGACTCTTCCCTGAGAAGCCTGTGAAgtctaagagaaaaacaaacaaacaaacaaacaaaaaacaaaaaccaagaaaccGGCACGTTGGGGTTCCCCAATTCGGCAGGCCAGCCACATAAATTCTGCAGAACCCACAGTCAACAGGCCCCATTCATTGGCTCAGAGCGACCATTCAGCTTCTCAGCGTCCCTTTTTCAATATGCGCAGCCAACAAGGGGACATCAAACATCAGAAGAAAGactaatgtgagacaggaaactgataatcaaacagaaagaaagcaacGTGCAGGAAGTAGCTTATGCCATAGGTGAAAGTTTCAAAAAAACTATCATTAATACCTTtcgaaagagaagagaagaaatgatgcCCATGGATCAATTAcaagatacttttattttttaatgtttatttatttatttattttgagagagagagagagacagaggaagacagagagagagagcatgagcaagggaggagaagagggagagagaaccccaagctggCTCAATgacaccagcacagagcccaacatggggctccatcccatgggctgtgagatcacaacctgagctgaaatcaagagtcagatgctcaaccaactgagccacccaggtgccccagttacaagacacttttaaaaggaacactcagaaaagcaaacaaacaaaaagacccattcgaaattaaaattatgagagcagaaattaaaaTCTCCATGGAGgggatctcacaactgtgagattgggctcctcactgggcttggaggctgcttaagattatctctgtccctctgcccctcccccactcacgtgtgtgtgtgtgtgtgtgtgtgtgtgtgtgtgtgtgcgcgcgcgctcactctctcaaaaataaataaaaataaaataaagtaaaataaaataaaatctctgtggatattttgaaagacaaagttGAGGAAATGtc encodes the following:
- the PRR20G gene encoding proline-rich protein 20G translates to MEAGGIVKADGPVKPGQPSKPFAVVKPMRCVTPAFTPDLGDRDEGHREGRGTDLHRDPGLQGRPRRMLRPGLRVESDRRDEPRHHVESEATQTPSLPSTGSGMVRLTAQPGAGVQALPDASGYWVLTDAPTSGVYPCLGFRPLEGSTLFFTQTPSGTFVYGVPEFFTHIAQ